A single window of Pieris napi chromosome 8, ilPieNapi1.2, whole genome shotgun sequence DNA harbors:
- the LOC125052064 gene encoding neuropeptide-like protein 29, with protein MKAIVIVLLLAAVAVFGAEEKKEKRGLLGLGYGGLYGGHGLGLYGGHGLGLYGGHGLGLYGGHGLGLYGGHAIAASPIVSHSVAIPAPIISHGIAAPVLDHGIYGHGLGAPLLGLGHGWH; from the exons ATGAAGGCCATT GTGATCGTCCTCTTGTTAGCCGCCGTAGCAGTCTTCGGCGCTGAGGAGAAGAAGGAGAAGCGTGGACTGCTAGGGCTGGGTTATGGTGGACTTTACGGAGGTCATGGTTTAGGTCTCTACGGAGGTCACGGCTTAGGTCTTTACGGAGGTCACGGCTTAGGTCTCTACGGAGGACACGGTTTAGGCCTGTATGGAGGACACGCCATCGCCGCTTCGCCCATCGTCAGCCATAGCGTGGCCATTCCTGCACCCATAATCAGTCATGGAATAGCTGCTCCAGTGTTGGACCACGGAATATACGGCCACGGATTGGGCGCTCCCTTGCTGGGATTGGGTCACGGGTGGCATTAG
- the LOC125051692 gene encoding eukaryotic peptide chain release factor GTP-binding subunit-like, producing MTFAIAIFAFCTAVVAASPARSTRHYEPGLLQSTSLQSSSLQQTQYESTSLEQKTYQPQQPLYNIQPNPTWQAPPVIPLNQNKVYSGPQYTAQEPIYTQQLPAVQNIQYTQQHRPIQQYNSVQQYSPIQQYTSSNQYTLPQQYTPTRQYISVQQYTPTQQYTPVQQYTPRQQYTPIQQHTHQYTPVQHTPIQLYRPLQEYRQVQPIQSYVPHNYGSYQRVEPWC from the exons ATGACATTTGCA ATCGCTATTTTTGCGTTCTGCACGGCGGTGGTGGCTGCGTCGCCCGCGCGATCCACGCGCCACTACGAACCAGGTCTGCTCCAGTCTACATCTCTTCAGAGCAGCTCGCTGCAGCAGACGCAGTATGAATCCACGTCACTAGAGCAAAAGACCTACCAGCCACAGCAGCCACTATACAATATACAGCCTAATCCCACG TGGCAAGCGCCTCCTGTGATACCCCTGAACCAGAATAAAGTATACTCGGGGCCCCAATACACGGCTCAAGAGCCAATTTACACTCAGCAGCTGCCTGCAGTGCAAAACATTCAATATACACAACAACACAGACCTATCCAGCAATACAATTCAGTGCAACAGTATAGTCCCATTCAACAATACACTTCCAGTAATCAGTACACTTTACCACAACAGTACACACCCACACGGCAGTACATCTCTGTTCAACAATACACTCCCACACAACAGTATACACCTGTCCAACAGTACACTCCCAGACAACAGTACACACCTATCCAACAGCACACACACCAGTACACACCCGTACAACACACTCCTATTCAGCTGTACAGGCCCCTCCAAGAATACAGACAGGTGCAGCCCATCCAGAGTTATGTTCCTCACAATTATGGAAGCTACCAACGTGTGGAGCCTTGGTGTTAA
- the LOC125051985 gene encoding DNA-directed RNA polymerase II subunit rpb1-like: MKFKINYVSMEMLNTSEDDVTILGYIWLEGPVTYHNELTTGTLDTMNSFICVLVVASSALSYAGNVREKRGFLHGHSHASDGYSYPAPSTSYTAPSLASSVVPNYSAPAVDFLSPSETYAAPAVSTISAPAFSFSVPISHTSNYAPIQSSSYVPSASYGSLSNFGSSSPVLSYAPSSHSFAKPAVSYGAPSVSYAAPSPSYSASPAGYAAPAINYASPPINFASPSISYAQSYAPVYSAPATRVVTVNKVVNVKKVVTVPQVVIVEKIISVPKVIQIKKVVPVSSGCSKCKASHGSGYAASYNSGGW, translated from the exons atgaaatttaaaataaattatgtatctaTGGAGATGCTCAATACTTCGGAGGACGATGTCACAATACTTGGCTATATATGGCTAGAGGGCCCCGTGACATACCATAACGAGCTGACCACGGGCACTCTTGACACCATGAACTCTTTT ATTTGCGTTTTGGTCGTTGCCAGTTCGGCGCTGTCTTATGCAGGAAACGTGCGCGAGAAGCGCGGTTTCTTACACGGACATTCGCACGCCTCCGATGGCTACAGTTATCCCGCGCCATCTACTAGTTACACTGCCCCCAGTCTTGCCTCATCCGTCGTTCCAAATTATTCAGCCCCTGCTGTCGACTTCTTATCCCCTTCCGAAACCTACGCTGCACCCGCTGTATCAACCATATCCGCACCAGCTTTCAGCTTTTCTGTGCCTATTAGTCACACTTCTAATTACGCACCGATCCAGTCGAGTAGCTACGTGCCTTCAGCTAGCTACGGATCCCTTTCTAATTTTGGTTCTTCTTCGCCTGTTCTCAGCTATGCACCTTCTTCTCACAGCTTTGCCAAACCAGCTGTCAGTTATGGGGCTCCATCGGTTAGCTACGCAGCGCCATCACCTAGCTATTCAGCCTCGCCGGCTGGTTATGCTGCTCCCGCCATCAATTACGCGTCACCACCAATTAACTTCGCTTCTCCCTCGATTAGTTATGCACAGAGCTATGCTCCTGTGTATTCGGCACCCGCTACCCGCGTGGTGACCGTCAACAAAGTGGTAAAcgtaaaaaaggttgtaaccGTGCCTCAAGTGGTCATAGTGGAGAAAATAATTAGCGTACCAAAAGTGATCCAAATAAAGAAAGTAGTACCTGTTTCTTCTGGCTGCTCCAAGTGCAAGGCCTCACACGGCTCCGGATATGCGGCCAGCTACAACAGTGGTGGGTGGTAA
- the LOC125051986 gene encoding probable peroxisomal membrane protein PEX13, which produces MKAFITLCAVIACAVAGDVRDKRSYLSSGWSGGYSSLGSHGNYGSYGGLSGYGGYSGLSGYSAGHVAPAARLVTVNKVVNTQRVVNVPQVVSVPKVVSVPQVVSVNKVVAAPSHSISGYGSGYSSGYGSGYGSGYGSGYGSGYGSGYGSGYGSSYGYGSGYSGHGSRYSSGWW; this is translated from the exons ATGAAAGCCTTT ATCACTTTGTGTGCCGTCATCGCTTGCGCCGTCGCCGGAGACGTTCGCGATAAGCGCAGCTACCTCAGCAGCGGGTGGAGCGGTGGTTACAGCTCATTGGGCAGCCACGGAAACTATGGCAGCTACGGAGGACTGAGTGGCTACGGGGGCTACAGTGGTCTGAGTGGATACTCAGCCGGGCATGTCGCACCCGCCGCACGTCTCGTCACCGTAAACAAAGTTGTGAATACCCAACGCGTAGTTAATGTGCCACAGGTGGTCAGCGTACCCAAAGTGGTATCAGTGCCTCAAGTTGTCTCCGTTAACAAAGTGGTCGCTGCGCCAAGTCACTCCATCAGCGGCTATGGTTCTGGATATAGTTCTGGATATGGTTCTGGATACGGTTCTGGATACGGTTCTGGATACGGTTCTGGATACGGATCTGGATACGGATCTGGATATGGTTCTAGCTACGGCTATGGCTCTGGATACTCTGGACATGGTTCCAGGTACTCAAGTGGATGGTGGTAA
- the LOC125051769 gene encoding uncharacterized protein LOC125051769, with translation MKAYMCVVLFAAAVLAAPEGKRDKRGYLHGDLHHSLDFGHSFDSVHLHSAPIIHSAPAARIISVNKVVEVPRVVEVKKIVSVPKVVSVPEIVRVNKIVEEPHFHLGSSHYSLGSSYSSGWW, from the exons ATGAAGGCCTAT ATGTGTGTGGTTCTTTTCGCCGCTGCCGTCTTGGCCGCGCCCGAGGGAAAGCGCGACAAACGCGGCTACCTTCACGGAGACCTGCATCACTCTCTGGATTTCGGCCACAGCTTTGACTCCGTGCATTTGCATAGTGCCCCCATCATTCACAGCGCGCCTGCCGCTAGGATCATCTCCGTCAATAAAGTGGTGGAGGTGCCACGA GTGGTCGAAGTGAAGAAGATCGTCTCAGTCCCCAAAGTTGTGTCAGTGCCAGAAATCGTGAGAGTGAACAAGATCGTCGAGGAGCCACACTTCCACTTGGGTTCTTCCCACTACTCCCTGGGTTCTTCTTACTCTTCCGGATGGTGGTAA